Proteins encoded in a region of the Malaciobacter mytili LMG 24559 genome:
- a CDS encoding prephenate dehydrogenase, producing MNIGIVGLGLMGGSLAKAVKRYGIAKKVLGYINNEKNKKDVLELKLVDEIVDLETLKKESDVIILAVPVDAIIEMFPSFLDIDEKTTIIDMGSTKEYIVKNIPEEIRENFVPAHPMTGTEKSGPKAAIDDLYEGKTVVLCNLEKNGNTHVNKAFRIFQGIGMRIVVMDADEHDVHACFMSHLPHAISFSLANTVMSHEDPKSIIALAAGGFKDMSRIAKSSPRMWTDIFKQNRKNLLSSIDLFEEHMKKVRKMVEDENYEELEKWMAKANTLHEIL from the coding sequence GTGAATATAGGTATAGTTGGATTGGGACTAATGGGTGGTTCTTTAGCAAAAGCTGTAAAAAGATATGGCATTGCTAAAAAAGTTCTTGGATATATTAATAATGAAAAAAATAAAAAAGATGTCCTAGAATTAAAACTTGTTGATGAAATTGTTGACTTAGAAACATTAAAAAAAGAGTCTGATGTAATAATCTTAGCAGTGCCTGTTGATGCTATTATAGAGATGTTTCCATCATTTTTAGATATTGATGAAAAAACTACTATTATAGATATGGGTTCTACAAAAGAGTATATTGTAAAAAATATTCCAGAAGAAATAAGAGAAAATTTTGTACCAGCACATCCAATGACAGGTACAGAAAAATCAGGACCTAAAGCGGCAATTGATGATTTATATGAAGGTAAAACTGTAGTTTTATGTAATCTTGAAAAAAATGGTAATACTCATGTAAATAAAGCTTTTAGAATCTTCCAAGGTATTGGAATGAGAATAGTTGTTATGGATGCAGATGAACATGATGTTCATGCTTGCTTTATGTCTCATTTACCCCATGCAATTTCATTTTCATTGGCAAATACTGTAATGAGTCATGAAGACCCTAAATCTATCATTGCACTTGCTGCTGGGGGATTTAAAGATATGAGTAGAATAGCAAAATCAAGCCCTAGAATGTGGACTGATATTTTTAAACAAAATAGAAAAAATCTTCTTTCTTCAATTGATTTATTTGAAGAACATATGAAAAAAGTACGAAAAATGGTAGAAGATGAAAATTATGAAGAGCTAGAAAAATGGATGGCAAAAGCAAATACTTTGCATGAAATTTTATAA
- a CDS encoding aspartate kinase yields MLKVLKFGGTSVGSLDRIQNVANIIKKIRDEGHDVIAVVSAMSGETNKLIEYAEYFSKDPKKSELDMLLSSGERVTSALLSIALNEQGYKAVSMSGRQAGIVTDNSYTKARIENINTKSMKKAISEGKIIIVAGFQGITEEGRVSTLGRGGSDLTAVAIAGAIEADVCEIYTDVDGIYTTDPRIEPKAKKLDKISYDEMLELASLGAKVLQNRSVEMAKKLNVNLVSRSSFTPEVEGTLITKEENIMEKPVVSGIALDKNQIRVGMYGVADKPGIAAAIFTSLADENINVDMIVQTVGVDGETDLDFTIPTTDFEACKRVMEKFKKDAGNIDYNDSICKVSIVGVGMKSHTGVASKAFTTLAQENINIRIISTSEIKISMIIEEKYAELAVRSLHDAYNLDK; encoded by the coding sequence ATGTTAAAAGTATTAAAATTTGGTGGAACAAGTGTTGGTAGTTTGGATAGAATCCAAAATGTTGCTAATATAATAAAAAAAATTAGAGATGAAGGTCATGATGTTATTGCAGTAGTATCTGCAATGAGCGGAGAGACTAATAAATTGATAGAATATGCAGAATATTTTTCAAAAGACCCTAAAAAATCTGAATTAGATATGTTATTAAGTTCAGGGGAAAGAGTTACTTCAGCACTTTTATCAATTGCTTTAAATGAACAAGGTTATAAAGCTGTTTCAATGAGTGGAAGACAAGCTGGAATTGTTACAGATAACTCTTACACAAAAGCAAGAATTGAAAATATTAACACCAAATCAATGAAAAAAGCAATTAGTGAAGGTAAAATTATTATTGTTGCTGGTTTTCAAGGAATCACTGAAGAAGGAAGAGTAAGTACATTAGGTAGAGGTGGAAGTGACCTTACAGCTGTTGCAATTGCTGGTGCAATTGAAGCTGATGTATGTGAAATTTATACGGATGTGGATGGTATTTATACAACTGACCCAAGAATTGAACCAAAAGCAAAAAAACTAGATAAAATCTCTTATGATGAGATGTTAGAATTAGCATCATTAGGAGCAAAAGTTTTACAAAATAGATCTGTTGAAATGGCGAAAAAATTAAATGTAAATTTAGTATCAAGAAGCAGCTTTACGCCAGAAGTTGAAGGTACATTAATAACTAAGGAAGAGAATATTATGGAAAAACCAGTTGTAAGTGGTATTGCATTAGATAAAAATCAAATTAGAGTTGGTATGTATGGGGTTGCAGATAAACCAGGTATTGCTGCTGCTATATTTACTTCATTAGCAGATGAAAATATCAATGTGGATATGATAGTTCAAACAGTGGGTGTTGATGGTGAAACAGATTTAGATTTTACTATTCCAACAACTGATTTTGAAGCTTGCAAAAGAGTTATGGAAAAATTTAAAAAAGATGCTGGAAATATAGATTATAATGATTCTATTTGTAAAGTATCTATAGTTGGTGTTGGTATGAAGTCTCATACAGGAGTTGCATCAAAAGCGTTTACAACTTTAGCGCAAGAAAATATTAATATAAGAATAATTTCAACAAGTGAAATTAAAATTTCTATGATTATTGAAGAAAAATATGCTGAATTAGCAGTTAGATCTTTACATGATGCATATAATTTGGATAAATAA
- a CDS encoding DNA polymerase III subunit delta': MIDIKIDSSIILIVNSVEDTISYLISTLPTHSTRVIKNEEKDEFLIAQANAAIKEAYIASNNKKYIILCGTTFRSEAQNSLLKVLEEPPKNIVFIIVTTTKSTILPTIFSRLPHKYLKKSTISIASNLDILRLDLKDIYNFLKDNQKITKQEAKVLVESILLKVNEQKIKLTRKELEMFSDCIKLIDLNSRPINVLTTLLLTLNHRKNRF; the protein is encoded by the coding sequence ATGATTGATATAAAAATAGATTCATCGATTATTTTAATTGTTAATAGTGTTGAAGATACTATAAGCTATCTTATTTCAACTTTACCCACTCATTCAACAAGGGTAATTAAAAATGAAGAAAAAGATGAATTTTTAATTGCACAAGCAAATGCAGCAATTAAAGAGGCTTATATTGCTTCAAATAATAAAAAATATATTATTTTATGTGGTACTACTTTTAGAAGTGAAGCACAAAACTCATTATTAAAAGTTTTAGAAGAACCCCCTAAAAATATAGTTTTTATTATTGTAACTACAACAAAATCTACTATTTTACCTACTATATTTTCAAGACTACCTCATAAATATCTAAAAAAATCTACAATAAGTATTGCTAGTAATTTAGATATATTAAGACTTGATTTAAAAGATATTTATAATTTTTTAAAAGATAATCAAAAAATCACAAAACAAGAGGCAAAAGTATTAGTTGAATCAATACTATTAAAAGTAAATGAACAAAAAATCAAATTAACAAGAAAAGAATTAGAAATGTTTTCTGATTGCATAAAATTAATTGATTTAAATTCAAGACCTATAAATGTATTAACTACCCTACTTCTTACGCTAAATCATAGAAAAAATAGGTTTTAA
- a CDS encoding RNA pyrophosphohydrolase, producing the protein MTDKRETIPKKDGKNFRPNVAAIVLSAKYPEKCEVFIASRTDVENAWQFPQGGIDEGESSKQALFRELEEEIGTKDVEIIAEYPQWVSYEFPPAIAKKMQPYDGQIQRYYLVKLKKGAKIDINTDVPEFSEYKFVKTDNIYDYITFFKRTVYKQVLKYFKKEGYI; encoded by the coding sequence ATGACTGATAAAAGAGAGACAATACCAAAAAAAGATGGCAAAAACTTTAGACCAAATGTTGCAGCAATAGTATTATCAGCAAAATATCCTGAAAAATGTGAAGTTTTTATTGCTTCAAGAACTGATGTAGAAAATGCTTGGCAATTTCCACAAGGTGGAATTGATGAGGGAGAATCATCAAAACAGGCTCTTTTTAGAGAACTTGAAGAAGAAATCGGAACTAAGGATGTGGAGATAATTGCAGAATATCCTCAATGGGTAAGCTATGAATTTCCTCCAGCAATTGCTAAAAAAATGCAACCTTATGATGGTCAAATTCAAAGATATTATCTGGTTAAACTGAAAAAAGGCGCAAAGATTGATATAAATACTGATGTTCCAGAGTTTAGTGAATATAAATTTGTAAAGACTGATAATATATATGATTATATTACGTTTTTCAAAAGAACAGTGTATAAACAGGTATTGAAATATTTTAAAAAAGAAGGTTATATTTAA
- the folP gene encoding dihydropteroate synthase, producing the protein MQIYKISISDAKSLFEKLGCDKGGISILNNKSTLHTIYIKNLHVAAANILKQDALSIGADLAVPTGVIIAKDKYVNAILIASSKHLKLLSKKELAQPFGLKNLAKQLTSYILDKKYKTKIMGVLNANEDSFFKNSRFNEVEAISRIEKLIEDGADIIDIGAVSSRPGSLPVEPEIELSRVKNIADAIYSTKLYEKARFSIDSYEPLVIDYVLNKGFDIVNDITGLQNEEVIKLCAKYNATAVIMHMQKDPTFMQVNPVYEDVILEVEEFLEKQMLKAKEFGVKDIVLDVGIGFGKTLEHNLKLLNHLEHFKHLGCELLIGASRKSMIDKIVPSTIEQRLPGTLAIHLESIKKGASIIRCHDVKEHYQAIKVQEAILSQEIL; encoded by the coding sequence ATGCAAATATATAAAATATCTATTAGTGATGCAAAATCACTATTTGAAAAATTAGGATGTGATAAAGGTGGTATTTCAATACTAAATAATAAAAGTACACTTCATACTATTTATATAAAAAATCTTCATGTGGCAGCTGCTAATATTTTAAAACAAGATGCTTTATCAATTGGTGCAGATTTAGCAGTTCCAACAGGGGTAATTATTGCAAAAGATAAATATGTTAATGCAATTTTAATTGCTTCTTCTAAACATTTAAAACTATTAAGTAAAAAAGAGTTAGCTCAACCTTTTGGCTTAAAAAACTTAGCTAAACAATTAACTTCATATATTTTAGATAAAAAATATAAAACTAAAATAATGGGTGTTTTAAATGCAAATGAAGACTCATTTTTTAAAAATAGTAGATTTAATGAAGTTGAAGCTATTTCAAGAATAGAAAAACTTATTGAAGATGGTGCTGATATTATAGATATTGGAGCTGTATCAAGTAGACCTGGAAGTCTACCTGTTGAGCCTGAAATAGAACTTTCAAGGGTAAAAAATATTGCAGATGCTATATATTCTACAAAACTTTATGAAAAAGCAAGATTTTCAATTGATTCATATGAACCTTTAGTAATTGATTATGTATTAAATAAGGGATTTGATATAGTAAATGATATTACTGGCTTACAAAATGAAGAAGTTATAAAATTATGTGCAAAATATAATGCAACTGCTGTTATTATGCATATGCAAAAAGACCCTACTTTTATGCAAGTAAATCCAGTTTATGAAGATGTTATTTTAGAAGTTGAAGAATTTTTAGAAAAACAAATGTTAAAAGCAAAAGAGTTTGGAGTTAAAGATATAGTTTTAGATGTGGGAATTGGTTTTGGTAAAACTTTAGAACATAATTTAAAACTTTTAAATCATTTAGAACATTTTAAGCATCTAGGTTGTGAGTTATTAATAGGAGCTAGTAGAAAATCAATGATTGATAAAATAGTTCCTTCAACTATTGAACAAAGACTACCTGGAACTTTAGCTATTCATTTAGAATCAATTAAAAAAGGTGCTTCTATTATAAGATGTCATGATGTAAAAGAGCACTACCAAGCAATAAAAGTTCAAGAAGCTATTTTATCTCAAGAGATACTTTAA
- the bamA gene encoding outer membrane protein assembly factor BamA: protein MKKRLTLLSITLASLLHAEQINSIEYINLTKISSQIANETLNLKVGDDLDIIKVNNAIKEFYKFGYFDDISVNSNNGILQFTFQEKPSIANLEITGYKTREEDIQSLKVLMGLRKGSMYSPQKAKEAKEVLLTELEKEGYINSIVEIEVEQINESSVSLIFNVNKGDEIIIKKVNYIGAQNLENDDFENVTANKEKEFASWFFGRNDGELKLDHLPYESARISELYFQNGYLDVKVKDPFLKVDFASNQAKLDFFIEEGKQYTTNSIKIYIDESILKSETLYPELSLKKDRVFNISKLRKDVDYIKTQISDLGYAFAQIKYDINKNEKDSTADIVFNVIPGQKVYINDVKISGNARTLDRVIRRNVYLAPGDLFSLTDFKDSVSKLKRTGYFDDVQIQQKRITEDKMDLVVEVVEARTGNIILGGGYGSYDKMMVNASINDNNIFGSGLSVGLSTELSSKESMFQFNLRNPAIADSKYNGDIEIHNTDTEITRDNYELNKKSTGFSIGAGKEFFRNFYAGARYRLDFIKEEYDYDDDFIKKSSKKYYEDTDYVTSSITPYINFNNTDDFYLPRSGFKAGTSLEFAGLGGDSKYIKSSTYFKYFYSLQNALDLDWILRYKADLRMLIDNGQINQGDSLYLGGPKTLRGFKSYAFGPNNDDGEYEDPYKRMFSNSVELSFPLVPTAKMRWGVFYDYGMIGEDNFNDINRSATGALFEWVSPVGPLQLIFAKPIDDKSGDDTSSFEFSLGSSF, encoded by the coding sequence GTGAAAAAGAGACTTACCTTATTATCTATAACGTTAGCTTCATTACTTCATGCAGAGCAAATCAATTCAATTGAATATATTAACTTAACTAAAATTTCCTCTCAAATTGCAAATGAAACTTTAAATTTAAAAGTTGGTGATGACTTAGATATTATTAAAGTAAATAATGCTATTAAAGAATTTTATAAGTTTGGATACTTTGATGACATTTCAGTAAACTCTAATAATGGTATTTTACAATTTACATTTCAAGAAAAGCCTTCAATTGCCAATCTAGAAATTACAGGGTATAAAACAAGAGAAGAAGATATTCAAAGTCTTAAAGTTCTAATGGGTCTTAGAAAAGGAAGTATGTATTCACCTCAAAAAGCTAAAGAAGCCAAAGAGGTATTATTAACTGAATTAGAAAAAGAAGGTTATATTAACTCTATTGTAGAAATAGAAGTTGAACAAATTAATGAAAGTTCGGTATCACTTATATTTAATGTAAATAAAGGTGATGAGATAATTATTAAAAAAGTAAATTATATAGGTGCACAAAATCTAGAAAATGATGATTTTGAAAATGTAACTGCAAATAAAGAAAAAGAGTTTGCTTCTTGGTTTTTTGGTAGAAATGATGGAGAGTTAAAACTTGATCATTTACCATATGAAAGTGCAAGAATTAGTGAACTATATTTTCAAAATGGTTATTTAGATGTAAAAGTTAAAGATCCATTTTTAAAAGTTGATTTTGCTTCAAATCAAGCAAAATTAGACTTCTTTATTGAAGAAGGTAAACAATATACAACAAACTCAATTAAGATTTATATTGATGAATCAATTTTAAAATCAGAAACTTTATATCCTGAGTTAAGTTTAAAAAAAGATAGAGTATTTAATATCTCTAAATTAAGAAAAGATGTTGATTATATTAAAACTCAAATTTCAGATTTAGGGTATGCTTTTGCTCAAATTAAATATGACATTAATAAAAATGAAAAAGACTCAACAGCAGATATAGTATTTAATGTAATTCCTGGTCAAAAAGTATATATTAATGATGTGAAAATTTCTGGAAATGCAAGAACACTAGATAGAGTTATTAGAAGAAATGTATATTTAGCACCTGGAGATTTATTTAGTTTAACAGATTTTAAAGATTCTGTTTCAAAACTAAAAAGAACTGGTTATTTTGATGATGTACAAATTCAACAAAAAAGAATCACTGAAGATAAAATGGACTTAGTTGTAGAAGTTGTAGAAGCAAGAACAGGAAATATTATCCTTGGTGGAGGATATGGTTCTTATGATAAGATGATGGTTAATGCTTCTATTAATGATAATAATATCTTTGGTTCAGGACTTAGTGTTGGACTTTCAACTGAACTTTCTTCAAAAGAATCAATGTTCCAATTTAATTTAAGAAATCCTGCTATTGCAGATAGTAAATATAATGGTGATATTGAAATTCACAATACAGATACTGAAATTACTAGAGATAATTATGAATTAAATAAAAAATCAACAGGTTTTTCTATTGGTGCTGGAAAAGAATTCTTTAGAAATTTCTATGCAGGAGCTAGATATAGACTTGACTTTATTAAAGAAGAGTATGATTATGATGATGACTTTATAAAAAAATCTTCAAAAAAATATTATGAAGATACAGATTATGTAACAAGTTCTATTACTCCTTATATTAACTTTAATAACACAGATGACTTTTATCTTCCAAGAAGTGGTTTTAAAGCTGGAACTTCTTTAGAGTTTGCAGGTCTTGGTGGAGATTCAAAATATATTAAATCATCTACTTACTTTAAATATTTCTATTCTTTACAAAATGCTTTAGATTTAGATTGGATTTTAAGATATAAAGCTGATTTAAGAATGTTAATAGATAATGGTCAAATTAATCAAGGGGATTCTTTATATCTTGGAGGACCTAAAACTTTAAGAGGATTTAAATCTTATGCATTTGGTCCAAATAATGATGATGGTGAATATGAAGACCCATATAAAAGAATGTTTTCTAACTCTGTTGAGTTAAGTTTTCCTTTAGTACCTACTGCTAAAATGAGATGGGGAGTATTCTATGATTATGGTATGATTGGAGAAGATAATTTTAATGATATTAATAGATCTGCAACAGGTGCATTATTTGAATGGGTTTCTCCAGTTGGTCCTCTTCAATTAATTTTTGCTAAACCTATTGATGATAAATCTGGAGATGATACATCATCATTTGAGTTCTCATTAGGAAGTAGTTTTTAA
- the hemW gene encoding radical SAM family heme chaperone HemW — MLLYIHIPFCDSKCHYCAFNSYTDRFHLKHNYMQALIKQLEFELKYLDEKNEKLQTVFIGGGTPSSVKFEEYKEVFKLIKPYLTENCEITTEANPNSASIKWLEGMKSFGVNRVSFGVQSFNNEKLKKLGRSHNNKSAIEAIQNAKNVGFEKINCDIIYGVQDDSFESLKKDFDMAFSLPINHLSAYSLTIEEGTKFFNKSNIKIDDEELSYKIFEYFEKNGFIQYEISNFAKSKEAESKHNYGYWQHKEYLGVGAGAVGYKNSYRYYPLKGIEEYILTPTKYKIEDLSIEDIKVEKTLLGFRCSTGVELSIFNKEELEKINYLVEENKLKLDKYRVFNKNFLLADELALYILE, encoded by the coding sequence TTGCTTTTATACATACATATTCCTTTTTGCGACAGTAAGTGTCATTATTGTGCGTTTAATTCCTACACGGATAGATTTCACTTAAAACATAATTATATGCAAGCCTTAATAAAACAGTTAGAGTTTGAACTTAAGTATTTAGATGAAAAAAATGAAAAACTACAAACAGTTTTTATAGGTGGGGGGACTCCAAGTTCTGTAAAATTTGAAGAATATAAAGAGGTTTTTAAACTTATAAAACCTTATTTAACAGAAAATTGTGAAATTACAACTGAAGCCAACCCTAACTCAGCTTCAATTAAATGGCTTGAGGGAATGAAAAGTTTTGGGGTAAATAGAGTTAGTTTTGGAGTACAAAGTTTTAATAATGAAAAATTAAAAAAACTAGGAAGGTCCCATAATAATAAAAGTGCAATAGAAGCTATACAAAATGCAAAAAATGTAGGTTTTGAAAAAATTAATTGTGATATTATATATGGGGTACAAGATGATAGTTTTGAAAGTTTAAAAAAAGATTTTGATATGGCTTTTTCTTTACCAATAAATCATTTAAGTGCATATAGTTTAACAATAGAAGAGGGCACAAAATTTTTTAATAAATCAAATATTAAAATAGATGATGAAGAACTATCATATAAAATTTTTGAATATTTTGAAAAAAATGGCTTTATTCAATATGAAATCTCAAATTTTGCAAAATCTAAAGAAGCTGAGTCAAAACATAATTATGGATATTGGCAGCATAAAGAGTATTTAGGAGTTGGAGCAGGAGCTGTTGGATATAAAAACTCATATAGATATTATCCTTTAAAAGGTATTGAAGAGTATATTTTAACTCCTACAAAATATAAAATTGAAGATTTAAGTATAGAAGATATAAAAGTTGAAAAAACTCTTTTAGGTTTTAGATGCTCAACGGGAGTTGAATTATCTATTTTTAATAAAGAAGAGTTAGAAAAAATCAATTATTTAGTAGAAGAAAATAAGCTTAAGCTTGATAAATATAGAGTTTTTAATAAAAACTTTTTACTTGCAGATGAGTTAGCTTTATATATATTAGAGTAA
- a CDS encoding HobA family DNA replication regulator: MQEFLNWTVDTIREDKLLSPWLEEKKYEWTPLVAKSILNILEKGCSVIIVTDKERDWYLEYIFTNINSPTLNRPFLPFYDAKGLYKYLDEVKSEEDISYIKDMLNISFPNGYCFWYIGRSQDVRAIIPKVSKNSFLWLFDEEMQDAFNLRSKDEALDMKLLQMFRLYNKTLSAALFAEINVEN; this comes from the coding sequence GTGCAAGAATTTTTAAATTGGACAGTTGATACAATCAGGGAAGATAAACTTTTATCTCCTTGGTTAGAAGAAAAAAAATATGAATGGACACCTTTAGTTGCAAAATCAATTTTAAATATTTTAGAAAAAGGGTGTTCTGTTATAATTGTAACTGATAAAGAAAGAGATTGGTATTTAGAATATATTTTTACAAATATTAATTCACCTACTTTAAATAGACCTTTTTTACCTTTTTATGATGCAAAAGGTTTATATAAATATTTAGATGAAGTAAAATCTGAAGAGGATATTAGTTATATAAAAGATATGTTAAATATCTCTTTTCCTAATGGCTATTGTTTTTGGTATATTGGTAGAAGTCAAGATGTTAGAGCTATTATTCCAAAAGTTTCAAAAAACTCTTTTCTATGGCTTTTTGATGAAGAGATGCAAGATGCTTTTAACTTAAGAAGTAAAGATGAAGCTTTAGATATGAAATTGCTTCAAATGTTTAGACTTTATAATAAAACTTTAAGTGCAGCACTTTTTGCAGAAATAAATGTAGAGAATTAA
- the prmC gene encoding peptide chain release factor N(5)-glutamine methyltransferase: MTIKACIKKYANELKNITHIPNKEVEILILHLLQKNVIWLHLNSHLEFEYEKELEKLVKKRATDYPLEYLTKKASFYGEIFEVATNVLIPRPETELLVDKAIEILEEIKSPKVLEIGVGSGIISVMLAKLIEDISIIAVDINDDALELAKTNAIKHGVEDKIEFIKSDLYANISNEIDFHMTISNPPYIANNCKLPKNVEFEPKNALFGGKVGDELLKMIIEQTYSRKIKYLLCEMGYDQKKPLEEFFKTFNIEEYSFYKDYSDFDRGFVIKFKKEK, from the coding sequence TTGACAATAAAAGCTTGTATAAAAAAATATGCAAATGAATTAAAAAATATTACTCATATACCAAATAAAGAAGTAGAAATTTTAATACTTCATCTTTTACAAAAGAATGTTATTTGGTTACATTTAAATAGTCATTTAGAATTTGAATATGAAAAAGAGTTAGAAAAGTTAGTAAAAAAAAGAGCTACTGATTATCCTTTGGAATATCTTACTAAAAAAGCATCTTTTTATGGTGAAATTTTTGAAGTAGCTACAAATGTTTTAATACCTAGACCAGAAACAGAGCTTTTAGTTGATAAAGCTATAGAAATTTTAGAAGAAATAAAAAGTCCTAAAGTTTTAGAAATTGGTGTTGGCTCAGGAATAATTTCAGTAATGCTAGCAAAACTAATAGAAGATATATCTATAATTGCAGTTGATATAAATGATGATGCTTTAGAACTTGCAAAAACAAATGCAATAAAACATGGGGTAGAAGATAAAATAGAGTTTATAAAAAGTGATTTATATGCAAATATTTCAAATGAAATAGATTTTCATATGACAATTTCAAATCCCCCTTATATTGCAAATAATTGTAAACTTCCAAAAAATGTTGAGTTTGAACCTAAAAATGCCTTATTTGGTGGAAAAGTAGGAGATGAACTTTTAAAAATGATTATAGAACAAACTTATAGTAGAAAAATCAAATATCTATTATGTGAGATGGGATATGATCAAAAAAAACCTTTAGAAGAGTTTTTTAAAACTTTTAATATTGAAGAGTATAGTTTTTATAAAGATTACTCAGATTTTGATAGAGGCTTTGTTATTAAATTTAAAAAGGAGAAATAA